A genomic stretch from Corynebacterium kutscheri includes:
- a CDS encoding response regulator transcription factor gives MKIVVVDDEQAVRESLRRSLTFNGFDVLLAENGREAIEVISSEQPDLVILDVMMPHVDGLEVCRTLRSRGDDRPILVLTARDGVADRVAGLDAGADDYLPKPFALEELLARVRSLLRRAAADSISSGEHQDELVFEDLRLNPETRDVSRRGRQISLTRTEFALLQLLMSNARRVLTRSAILEEVWGYDFPTSGNALEVYIGYLRRKTEQEGEPRLIHTVRGVGYVLRDVAP, from the coding sequence ATGAAGATTGTTGTTGTCGATGACGAGCAAGCAGTACGCGAGTCCCTTCGACGTTCCCTGACTTTTAATGGATTCGATGTACTTCTTGCCGAAAACGGTCGTGAGGCAATTGAAGTTATCAGTAGTGAGCAACCAGATTTGGTTATCCTCGATGTGATGATGCCACATGTAGACGGCTTGGAGGTTTGCCGCACACTGCGCTCTCGTGGCGATGATCGACCAATCTTGGTTCTTACTGCACGTGATGGTGTTGCAGATCGTGTGGCTGGGCTTGATGCTGGCGCTGATGATTATCTTCCTAAACCTTTTGCTCTTGAAGAACTTTTGGCACGGGTACGTTCACTACTACGTCGGGCAGCAGCAGACTCGATTAGCAGCGGTGAGCATCAGGATGAACTTGTTTTTGAGGATTTGCGGCTTAATCCAGAAACTCGTGATGTCAGCAGACGTGGCCGTCAAATTAGCTTGACTCGTACCGAATTTGCTCTTTTGCAACTGTTGATGAGTAATGCTCGTCGGGTGTTAACACGTTCAGCAATTCTAGAAGAAGTATGGGGCTATGATTTCCCAACCTCTGGCAACGCTTTGGAAGTCTATATCGGTTATCTGCGTCGTAAAACCGAACAAGAAGGGGAACCGCGTTTGATCCATACCGTCCGTGGAGTGGGCTATGTATTGCGAGATGTTGCTCCCTAG
- the rpmF gene encoding 50S ribosomal protein L32 — MAVPKRRMSRANTHARRSQWKADNVALQEVKVNGQTVRIPRRLVKAAQLGLVEVEQF, encoded by the coding sequence ATGGCAGTACCAAAGCGTCGTATGTCTCGTGCTAACACGCACGCACGTCGTTCCCAGTGGAAGGCAGACAATGTTGCCCTTCAAGAGGTCAAGGTTAATGGTCAGACCGTGCGTATTCCACGCCGTCTGGTTAAAGCAGCTCAGCTGGGTCTCGTAGAAGTTGAGCAGTTCTAA
- a CDS encoding putative nucleotidyltransferase substrate binding domain-containing protein, with translation MNVLHSSLVELAEQAPLCADIPTVRGVLAESQELLRNATNHNADAHELLSWFSALVSDVLHSPGVQELTGGAQLIVTGAVGRGDALPTSPIRWLTVGENTDTSRLSELIARVGLTPDKTAFGVRARTQDQWRSMIQQASKWELTLFADAGTWYLEEVLALDSYTPLLIDALTHRPPALQTLDGLPDREVSIDVRRDLLYPIIALARWAGAAAQSTAVSTLARINAGEQAAILSSDQADLLREAWHAGITLQFRRWADKVHTQNAQAEDLPAIQRSVFGASSRNVSLVLRSIAASYNVALPKEIPTTVPGD, from the coding sequence ATAAACGTGCTCCATTCTTCACTTGTCGAATTAGCCGAACAAGCACCCTTGTGCGCAGATATTCCAACTGTGCGCGGTGTGCTTGCCGAAAGTCAGGAGTTGCTACGCAATGCCACCAACCATAATGCTGATGCCCATGAGCTTCTCAGTTGGTTTTCTGCCCTAGTATCGGATGTTTTACATAGTCCAGGTGTTCAGGAATTAACCGGTGGTGCTCAACTTATTGTTACCGGGGCAGTCGGTCGTGGTGATGCACTCCCGACCTCACCTATTCGCTGGTTAACGGTAGGAGAAAATACGGATACTTCCCGGCTAAGTGAGTTAATTGCCAGGGTGGGTCTTACTCCCGATAAAACTGCTTTTGGAGTGCGCGCACGCACACAAGATCAATGGCGCTCAATGATCCAGCAGGCAAGTAAATGGGAGCTCACACTTTTTGCCGATGCTGGTACCTGGTATCTGGAGGAAGTGCTTGCTTTAGATTCATATACACCTTTGCTTATCGACGCACTCACCCACCGACCACCTGCCTTACAAACTCTCGATGGTCTACCTGATCGAGAGGTAAGCATTGATGTGCGACGCGACTTACTCTATCCCATCATTGCACTTGCCCGATGGGCAGGTGCTGCCGCTCAATCCACAGCGGTATCTACTCTTGCGCGTATTAACGCTGGTGAGCAAGCCGCTATTTTAAGCAGCGATCAAGCCGATCTTCTTCGCGAGGCCTGGCATGCTGGGATAACTTTGCAATTTCGTCGTTGGGCAGACAAAGTACATACCCAAAATGCCCAAGCAGAAGATCTACCTGCGATTCAGCGTAGTGTTTTTGGAGCCTCAAGTCGCAATGTGTCTTTAGTTTTGCGCAGTATAGCTGCCAGTTATAACGTAGCATTGCCGAAGGAAATCCCTACTACCGTACCGGGCGATTAA
- the purN gene encoding phosphoribosylglycinamide formyltransferase, with protein sequence MKVRIRTHHANIAEVSEKKTVKIVVLASGAGTLLQSIIDQQGAYQVVGVVSDIDCAALERAQVAGIPTEIISLAESRDRDDWNTRLVAAVEKHNPQLVVSAGFMKIVGKEFLARYGGRTINTHPALLPAFPGAHAVRDALAYGVKVTGSTVHFIDEGVDTGEIIAQQAVDVRRGESEADLHERIKQVERKLIVSVLNSAVVVMNAETNCEEVFFHV encoded by the coding sequence ATGAAAGTGAGGATACGCACACATCACGCTAACATAGCTGAGGTGAGCGAAAAGAAAACTGTAAAAATAGTGGTACTTGCCTCTGGGGCAGGTACCCTTTTGCAATCTATCATTGACCAGCAAGGTGCTTACCAGGTGGTTGGTGTGGTCAGCGACATTGATTGTGCTGCCCTAGAACGGGCCCAGGTAGCTGGTATTCCCACCGAGATTATTTCTTTGGCTGAAAGCCGAGATCGCGATGATTGGAATACCCGCCTAGTGGCAGCCGTCGAAAAGCATAACCCACAACTTGTTGTTTCAGCTGGTTTTATGAAGATTGTGGGCAAAGAATTTTTAGCTCGCTACGGGGGGCGAACCATTAATACGCACCCCGCTTTGCTTCCCGCTTTTCCCGGCGCTCATGCGGTGCGCGATGCCTTGGCCTACGGGGTAAAGGTAACTGGTTCGACGGTGCACTTTATTGATGAAGGAGTAGACACCGGCGAAATTATTGCACAACAAGCCGTTGATGTGCGCAGGGGAGAGTCAGAAGCAGATCTGCATGAGCGGATCAAGCAAGTAGAGCGTAAGCTCATCGTGTCCGTATTAAACTCTGCGGTCGTGGTCATGAACGCAGAGACGAACTGTGAAGAGGTGTTTTTTCACGTATGA
- a CDS encoding HAMP domain-containing sensor histidine kinase — protein MILGKTSRVHESSHEPDTYSEDNRFWGRQVSLRWRISMLTAGMVAVAVGMMVITAYWTVSSALKNSVDRELEVKADAVLSRTLDPNFFQRADSELQYFRQYNIGIRISLQLPGTTYAIGDTIPFISASDQSGKDYAVSTVDGERIFTKANDSGTVVTLARDMMYTNQLNTALGAALLVIGLMGAALAVITGLMVPASGLRPLARLQNAVDRVSRTDELRPIEIVGNDELASLTRSFNEMLEALSSSRQRQAEFVADAGHELKTPLTSMRTNIELLIMMQRSGTGSIPEEDRAAIEHDVMAQIEELTTLIGDLVDLAREDADGQAFEEVDLVAVTAEAVDRVQRRRPDVQFQFESTPWCLDGDTHGLSRAVINLLDNAAKWSPADGVVRITMVPKYNGTVELTVCDSGPGIPEEDREKVFERFFRGVATRSTPGSGLGLAIVKQTILRHGGTIVAGESSDGGCRMRVILPGFSTLEDLHRSYIGRNGVTDE, from the coding sequence GTGATACTTGGTAAGACTTCAAGGGTTCATGAATCTTCTCATGAACCTGATACATATAGCGAAGATAATCGGTTCTGGGGACGACAAGTTTCCCTGCGTTGGCGTATTTCCATGCTTACCGCAGGGATGGTTGCTGTCGCTGTCGGCATGATGGTGATTACTGCTTATTGGACGGTTTCATCAGCATTAAAAAACTCGGTAGACCGAGAACTAGAAGTTAAAGCAGATGCGGTTCTTTCACGTACCCTAGACCCGAATTTTTTCCAACGTGCTGATAGCGAATTGCAATATTTCCGTCAGTACAACATCGGTATTCGTATTTCATTACAACTTCCTGGAACAACTTACGCGATTGGCGATACCATCCCGTTTATTTCTGCTTCCGACCAATCTGGCAAAGATTATGCCGTGAGCACTGTAGATGGGGAGCGAATTTTTACTAAAGCTAATGACAGTGGCACTGTGGTCACTTTGGCTCGGGACATGATGTATACCAATCAGCTCAACACTGCATTAGGTGCAGCCTTGTTGGTAATTGGTCTTATGGGAGCCGCATTAGCAGTCATTACTGGGCTTATGGTGCCAGCATCTGGTTTGCGTCCACTGGCTCGGTTGCAAAATGCTGTAGATCGAGTCTCGCGTACCGACGAGCTGCGCCCGATTGAAATCGTTGGCAATGATGAGTTAGCCAGCCTTACCCGTAGTTTTAATGAGATGCTTGAAGCTTTAAGTTCTTCTAGGCAGCGGCAAGCCGAGTTTGTTGCTGATGCTGGACATGAACTGAAAACTCCGTTGACTTCGATGCGGACAAACATTGAGCTGTTGATAATGATGCAGCGCAGTGGTACGGGATCAATTCCAGAAGAAGATCGTGCAGCAATTGAACACGATGTTATGGCACAGATTGAAGAACTAACCACCCTGATTGGTGATCTTGTCGATCTTGCCCGCGAAGATGCTGATGGACAGGCTTTTGAAGAAGTAGACCTGGTTGCAGTGACCGCGGAAGCAGTTGATCGAGTTCAGCGTCGTCGCCCGGATGTGCAATTCCAATTCGAGAGCACTCCATGGTGTCTAGATGGTGATACTCACGGGCTAAGCCGTGCGGTTATTAATCTTTTAGACAATGCAGCAAAATGGTCGCCTGCTGATGGGGTGGTACGAATTACCATGGTGCCTAAATACAATGGAACCGTCGAACTAACGGTATGTGATTCTGGTCCAGGTATCCCAGAAGAGGATCGAGAAAAAGTTTTTGAACGTTTCTTCCGAGGGGTCGCTACGCGTTCAACTCCTGGATCAGGTTTAGGGCTAGCTATTGTAAAGCAAACTATTTTGCGCCATGGTGGCACCATTGTCGCTGGTGAATCGAGCGATGGTGGCTGCCGGATGCGTGTGATCTTGCCTGGTTTTTCTACTTTAGAAGATCTACATCGCTCTTATATTGGTCGCAATGGGGTAACCGATGAGTAG
- a CDS encoding MFS transporter — MQENKYNEQHFWSEIRKNHPDYLRWFIADTASALGASFIAIPISLASLYITGDLSQAGIVGAASAAGSMMMTIPAGMIIDRFDKKKLLCLYGLTQFLVWGLFTVLLYQDKFTFFLLLIFSSCSGMIIGVFGGLTNAILRFIIPENLLVAAQGRNQTRDNAIWLTGLPLGGFLFGLAPVIPFMVQALSGLGPLWAAKTLTTNLKPTSTGQSYSVKNFVADAKYSLSWIWRYPILRLIFSIDIFTNFANFYLIVAIDLWLAYLGIAGWIIGFVSAMFTLGMLVGGLLQDNLIQHLPGKNIVQARLAWELFWYLFLIIFSGYWPLIAVAAFFIVIPSVAGNSYSGSYLALSAPPEKIGKCAAGARLIMGLLPVAASISAGILLRYIGFQMSMFLCVLCLTVACFLAASTTLKSLPESAQFDQIPVCE; from the coding sequence ATGCAGGAAAACAAATATAATGAGCAACATTTTTGGAGCGAAATTCGAAAGAATCACCCTGATTATCTGCGATGGTTTATTGCTGATACGGCTAGCGCATTAGGGGCTTCATTTATTGCGATACCAATTTCACTTGCAAGCCTTTATATTACGGGCGATCTGAGTCAAGCAGGAATTGTTGGAGCTGCTAGTGCAGCTGGTTCCATGATGATGACTATTCCTGCGGGAATGATCATAGATAGATTTGATAAGAAAAAGCTTCTTTGTCTGTATGGGCTTACCCAGTTTCTGGTCTGGGGTTTATTTACTGTGCTGCTATATCAAGACAAATTTACTTTTTTCTTATTGCTGATTTTTAGTAGTTGTTCAGGAATGATAATCGGAGTTTTCGGTGGTCTTACCAATGCGATTCTAAGATTCATTATTCCGGAAAATCTGTTGGTGGCAGCACAGGGAAGAAATCAAACTCGTGATAATGCTATCTGGTTGACTGGACTTCCTTTGGGAGGATTTCTTTTTGGTCTGGCACCTGTAATCCCTTTTATGGTGCAAGCACTTTCTGGACTTGGGCCGCTGTGGGCGGCAAAAACTCTTACCACTAATCTTAAACCTACTAGTACTGGACAAAGTTATTCGGTTAAAAATTTTGTAGCGGATGCGAAATATTCTCTGAGTTGGATTTGGCGGTACCCAATTCTGCGCTTAATTTTTAGTATCGATATTTTTACTAATTTTGCTAATTTTTACCTCATTGTGGCCATTGATTTATGGTTGGCGTATTTGGGCATTGCTGGTTGGATCATTGGTTTCGTATCGGCCATGTTTACCCTGGGGATGCTGGTTGGTGGATTGCTCCAAGACAACCTGATTCAACACTTACCAGGTAAAAATATTGTTCAGGCGAGGTTGGCGTGGGAACTTTTTTGGTATCTTTTCCTGATTATTTTTTCCGGTTATTGGCCACTGATTGCAGTTGCCGCCTTCTTCATTGTTATCCCTTCAGTTGCTGGTAATTCATATTCTGGTAGTTATTTGGCTTTATCTGCGCCACCGGAAAAAATTGGTAAATGTGCTGCCGGAGCACGTTTGATAATGGGGCTGCTTCCGGTTGCTGCTTCGATTAGCGCGGGAATTCTCTTGCGTTATATCGGTTTTCAAATGAGCATGTTTTTGTGCGTACTATGCCTTACGGTTGCTTGTTTTCTTGCAGCGAGTACCACCTTGAAATCCTTACCTGAGAGCGCACAGTTTGACCAGATACCAGTGTGTGAATAA
- the rpmG gene encoding 50S ribosomal protein L33, producing MARNDIRPIIKLKSTAGTGYTYVTRKNRRNNPDRITLKKYDPVARKHVEFREER from the coding sequence ATGGCACGTAACGATATCCGTCCAATCATCAAGCTAAAGTCTACGGCCGGCACCGGTTACACCTATGTAACCCGTAAGAACCGCCGTAACAACCCAGATCGTATTACCTTGAAGAAGTATGATCCGGTAGCACGCAAGCACGTCGAATTCCGCGAGGAGCGATAA
- the purH gene encoding bifunctional phosphoribosylaminoimidazolecarboxamide formyltransferase/IMP cyclohydrolase, which translates to MSADQKNIKRALISVYDKTGLAELARGLHEAGVEIVSTGSTAAKIVELGIPVTAVDQLTGFPECLEGRVKTLHPKVHAGILADTRKPEHLSQLTELGVAAFQLVVVNLYPFSETVASGADFDACVEQIDIGGPSMVRAAAKNHPSVAVVVDPTRYTEVIEAVTKGGFTRAQRTELALDAFRHTAAYDIAVATWMGQQVHKQEAFPEWMGNSYQRAGVLRYGENPHQKAALYSDGTGLASAQQLHGKEMSYNNYTDSDAAWRAAWDHQRPCVAIIKHANPCGIAVSEESIAKAHQLAHACDPISAFGGVIAANREVTVEMAKQVAEIFTEVIIAPSYEAGAVEILAQKKNIRILLADVPEDNPLEKREISGGLLVQQRDAIDAEGDNPATWTLAAGEPASQQTLAELEFAWRAVRAVKSNAILLAKDGGTVGVGMGQVNRVDAAKLAVERANTLAGETQRAVGAVAASDAFFPFADGFQVLADAGVTAVVQPGGSIRDAEVIEAANKAGITMYLTGARHFAH; encoded by the coding sequence ATGAGTGCTGACCAAAAGAATATCAAGCGCGCGCTAATTAGCGTCTATGATAAGACCGGCCTAGCAGAGCTTGCCCGGGGCTTACATGAAGCAGGGGTAGAAATTGTTTCTACTGGCTCTACCGCAGCAAAAATCGTCGAGCTTGGCATTCCTGTTACCGCAGTTGATCAGCTCACTGGCTTCCCGGAATGCCTTGAAGGACGAGTAAAAACCTTACACCCAAAGGTACACGCCGGAATTCTGGCCGATACTCGTAAACCTGAGCACCTATCACAGCTTACTGAATTAGGCGTAGCAGCTTTCCAATTGGTGGTAGTAAACCTCTACCCATTTAGTGAAACAGTCGCTTCCGGCGCAGATTTCGATGCCTGCGTAGAACAAATCGACATCGGTGGACCATCCATGGTGCGCGCCGCAGCAAAAAACCATCCATCAGTTGCAGTCGTGGTAGATCCAACCCGCTACACCGAGGTTATTGAAGCAGTAACCAAGGGTGGTTTTACCCGTGCACAGCGCACTGAGTTAGCTCTCGACGCTTTCCGCCACACCGCTGCCTACGACATCGCGGTAGCTACCTGGATGGGACAGCAGGTTCACAAACAAGAAGCATTCCCAGAATGGATGGGCAACTCTTATCAACGCGCCGGGGTACTGCGCTATGGCGAGAACCCACACCAAAAAGCAGCTCTTTATTCCGATGGAACCGGTTTAGCTAGTGCTCAACAGCTCCACGGAAAAGAAATGAGCTATAACAACTACACTGATTCCGATGCGGCATGGCGCGCCGCATGGGATCATCAACGTCCTTGTGTAGCCATTATTAAGCATGCTAATCCCTGCGGTATCGCAGTTTCTGAGGAGTCAATTGCCAAGGCACATCAGCTAGCTCATGCATGTGACCCAATTTCTGCCTTTGGTGGCGTTATCGCCGCTAACCGCGAGGTCACAGTAGAAATGGCCAAGCAAGTAGCAGAAATCTTTACCGAAGTTATTATTGCCCCCAGCTATGAAGCAGGCGCAGTCGAGATACTTGCGCAAAAGAAGAATATCCGCATTCTGCTCGCTGATGTTCCAGAAGATAACCCACTAGAAAAACGAGAAATTTCTGGTGGTCTGTTGGTTCAACAACGTGACGCTATCGACGCAGAAGGCGATAACCCAGCGACCTGGACACTCGCTGCCGGTGAGCCTGCTTCACAGCAAACGCTAGCAGAACTCGAGTTTGCCTGGCGTGCTGTGCGGGCAGTGAAATCCAATGCTATTTTGCTAGCCAAAGATGGTGGCACTGTCGGTGTTGGCATGGGACAAGTCAACCGGGTAGACGCGGCGAAACTTGCCGTTGAACGTGCGAACACCCTCGCCGGCGAGACTCAGCGCGCTGTCGGGGCAGTGGCAGCATCAGATGCTTTCTTCCCCTTTGCTGACGGTTTCCAGGTTCTTGCCGATGCTGGAGTTACCGCTGTTGTGCAACCGGGTGGTTCAATCCGCGATGCAGAAGTAATCGAAGCCGCTAATAAAGCTGGTATTACTATGTATCTCACGGGTGCTCGACATTTCGCCCACTAA
- a CDS encoding TetR/AcrR family transcriptional regulator, whose translation MAGAVGRPRKNSPRRRGSTAREEILDASSELFTVQGFATTSTHQIADAVGIRQASLYYHFPSKTEIFLTLLTSTVQPAMELAEKLSKSDAAPPLRLWALTAAEARLLLSTRWNVGRLYQLPIASSPEFSEYHEQRDQLCHTFANIAREIVGDDDPRTDLPFHIAMSVIEMRPNNGVIPEPLTEDRLPELAIMLADAALRVVHAELPENRVEQTLAMLKEDV comes from the coding sequence ATGGCAGGAGCCGTCGGACGACCACGCAAGAATTCTCCCCGCCGCCGAGGCAGCACTGCCCGGGAAGAGATTTTGGATGCTTCATCTGAACTCTTTACTGTACAGGGCTTTGCTACCACCTCCACGCACCAAATTGCTGATGCAGTAGGCATCCGCCAAGCAAGTTTGTACTACCACTTTCCCTCAAAAACAGAAATCTTTTTAACCCTGCTCACTTCGACTGTGCAACCAGCAATGGAATTAGCAGAAAAACTCAGCAAGAGCGATGCTGCGCCGCCACTGCGGTTATGGGCGTTGACTGCCGCCGAGGCGCGATTGTTATTATCGACCCGGTGGAATGTCGGCCGGCTTTATCAATTGCCTATTGCCAGTTCACCGGAGTTTTCCGAATACCATGAGCAACGCGATCAATTGTGCCATACTTTTGCCAATATTGCCCGCGAGATCGTCGGTGATGATGATCCACGTACCGATCTCCCCTTCCATATTGCTATGTCAGTTATTGAGATGCGTCCAAATAACGGTGTTATCCCAGAACCACTCACCGAGGATCGTCTTCCCGAGCTTGCTATTATGCTTGCCGACGCGGCTCTTCGCGTGGTTCATGCCGAACTACCAGAAAACCGCGTAGAGCAAACACTAGCGATGCTAAAAGAAGATGTTTAA
- a CDS encoding HpcH/HpaI aldolase/citrate lyase family protein — MSFELSGPAILFAPAGRAEIIPKAAARADHVILDLEDGAGDVDREVAYRNIQQAGLDPARTFVRIVGPTDPHHAQDLAFVRSTEYTNVIVPKVFADLPDGLDGLNIVPIIETPQAILNIEKIVQHKNVIGLYWGADDLVMYLGGTHSRFKEDELNPGHYRGAMAYARWQTLIYAAAYQKFAMDAVYQDFSDDKGLYLEALDSARSGFTLFPCIHPRQVEIVRKAFTPSEETLAWAQRVVAESKKFPGAFKLDGEMVDAPLIAQAHRILERA; from the coding sequence ATGAGCTTCGAATTATCTGGACCCGCTATTTTGTTTGCCCCTGCCGGACGCGCAGAAATTATCCCGAAAGCAGCTGCCCGTGCTGATCACGTTATTTTAGATTTAGAAGATGGCGCAGGCGATGTTGATCGCGAGGTAGCATACCGCAATATCCAACAAGCCGGCTTGGATCCTGCACGCACCTTTGTTCGCATCGTTGGCCCTACTGATCCCCATCATGCGCAAGACCTTGCTTTTGTGCGCAGCACTGAATACACCAATGTCATTGTGCCTAAAGTATTTGCAGATCTACCAGATGGCCTGGATGGATTAAATATTGTGCCAATCATCGAAACCCCACAAGCAATACTCAATATTGAGAAAATTGTTCAGCATAAAAATGTAATCGGACTTTATTGGGGCGCAGATGATTTGGTGATGTACCTAGGTGGTACGCATTCTCGATTTAAAGAGGATGAACTCAACCCCGGACACTATCGTGGTGCAATGGCCTATGCACGCTGGCAAACACTCATTTATGCAGCTGCCTACCAAAAATTTGCTATGGATGCGGTATATCAAGATTTTTCTGATGATAAAGGCCTTTACCTCGAAGCACTTGATTCTGCACGCAGTGGTTTTACGCTTTTTCCCTGTATTCATCCACGGCAGGTAGAAATTGTTCGTAAAGCTTTTACCCCTAGCGAAGAAACCTTGGCCTGGGCGCAGCGAGTTGTTGCAGAGTCGAAAAAATTCCCCGGAGCATTTAAACTCGACGGGGAAATGGTAGATGCGCCGCTTATCGCACAGGCACATCGAATACTTGAACGCGCTTAA
- the rpmB gene encoding 50S ribosomal protein L28, whose product MSAICQVTGRQPSYGKSVSHSHRRTSRRWNPNVQRRKFYVPSLGRTITLNVSTKGLKVIDRDGIESVVAKIRARGEKI is encoded by the coding sequence ATGTCGGCTATTTGCCAGGTCACGGGACGCCAGCCATCTTATGGCAAGTCTGTCTCGCACTCGCACCGACGCACGTCTCGCCGTTGGAACCCCAACGTGCAGCGTCGTAAGTTCTACGTGCCCTCTTTGGGTCGCACCATTACTTTGAATGTATCCACCAAGGGTCTAAAGGTCATCGACCGCGACGGCATTGAGTCCGTTGTTGCTAAGATCCGCGCCCGTGGGGAGAAGATCTAA
- the rpsN gene encoding 30S ribosomal protein S14: MAKKSKIAKNEQRKEIVARYAERRNELKAIIKNPKTSDEDRLDAQFELNRQPRDASPVRVRNRDSHDGRPRGYLRKFGLSRVRMRQMAHRGELPGVRKSSW; encoded by the coding sequence ATGGCTAAGAAGTCCAAGATCGCCAAGAACGAGCAGCGCAAGGAAATCGTCGCCCGCTATGCGGAGCGCCGTAACGAGCTCAAGGCAATCATCAAGAACCCAAAAACCTCTGACGAGGATCGTCTCGACGCACAGTTCGAGCTGAACCGTCAGCCACGTGACGCTTCCCCAGTGCGTGTACGTAACCGTGACTCCCACGATGGTCGCCCACGCGGCTACCTGCGTAAGTTCGGTCTGTCCCGTGTTCGTATGCGTCAGATGGCTCACCGCGGTGAGCTGCCAGGCGTTCGTAAGTCCAGCTGGTAA
- the rpsR gene encoding 30S ribosomal protein S18: protein MKRTNMKKARMEQSRRPKKNPLKAKGIEKVDYKDIETLRQFISDRHKIRSRRVTGLTPQQQRQVATAVKNAREMALLPFTSR from the coding sequence ATGAAGCGCACTAACATGAAGAAGGCGCGGATGGAGCAGTCCCGCCGCCCCAAGAAGAACCCTCTCAAGGCAAAAGGTATCGAGAAGGTCGACTACAAGGATATTGAGACCCTTCGTCAGTTTATCTCCGATCGCCACAAGATCCGTTCCCGTCGCGTAACTGGTCTTACCCCACAGCAGCAGCGTCAGGTTGCTACCGCTGTGAAGAATGCTCGTGAGATGGCTCTCCTTCCGTTCACCAGCCGTTAA
- a CDS encoding type B 50S ribosomal protein L31: MKKDIHPDYHPVVFRDAGTGYQFLTRSTATSDRTVEWEDGNEYPLIVVDVTSESHPFWTGAQRVMDTAGRVEKFQRRFGGMARRKKNS, encoded by the coding sequence ATGAAGAAGGATATTCACCCGGATTACCACCCGGTTGTATTCCGCGACGCAGGTACTGGCTACCAGTTCCTTACTCGCTCCACTGCTACTTCCGACCGCACCGTTGAGTGGGAAGACGGCAATGAATACCCGCTGATCGTCGTTGACGTTACCAGTGAGTCACACCCATTCTGGACCGGCGCACAGCGTGTTATGGACACCGCTGGCCGTGTTGAGAAGTTCCAGCGTCGTTTCGGTGGCATGGCCCGCCGCAAGAAGAATTCTTAA